The Phormidium yuhuli AB48 DNA window ATTTGCCTGGGGGGATTGAGGCCGTCTGTGAGGCGGTGCAGTCGGGGCGAATTCACCGCGATCGCATCCTCGAATCGGTGCAACGAATTGCCAAAGCTAAAGAAAAGTTGAAGCTTTCCACAGCCTCCCCCTGGTCGGATTTAGCCCAAGTTGCCTCTCGTGATGCCCAGGCCTTGGGCGATCGCATTCTTCAGCAGTCGGGCCAGGCTCGCCCCGGACCGGTCGCTGCCGTCAAACAGGGGTATAACCTAGTTATTGTGGACGATTGGTTGCGTAGCCGCTATCTGGACCACCACTCTCCCGCCATCGCTATCCCCAAACAGCAGGGATATCAGCCCAATTTGCTCGATCTGCATGGCGATCGCCAGCCCAGTTCGGCGATGCTTTCCCAGCCGACAATGGTGCAAGTTTTTATTCGCGGCAACCCCTTTGGAAGCAGTGCCGCTCTGGCAAACTTAGCTGAAGAATGGCTTAACAAATTATTAAGAGATGGCGACTTGAGGGCGATCGCCATTTATGGTAGTCCATATAGTCTCAAACGATTCTTGCGCCAAATCCCTACATCTGTTCCTTATGCCTTTTCCTTTGGACAAATGGCGGCAGCCCAAGAGATCGCTCTCCATCAGTTATTCCCTGATTTACGGCTAGACTGGTCATCTCTGACTCCTCTAGCCTAGGTTCGCTGAGTTTGGGCTGTGTACGGACTCCCTAGGTTCGGATCTGTTAGGATGGCGCAAAGGACAGCCATTTTCAACGATCTCGGAGCCGTCACACTCTAAGACAATGCCCAACTTAATGAAAATTCATTAGACTTGAGTATAATTGAGTTGTCCCTACCTCAAGGATCCTCAAATGTTTGTATAGAAGATTACAGCTTCTGACATCCATTGTCCGGATCCCGTTGGTACACCCCAACTCAAACTTAGATATACACCGAGCTTTATGGCTTACAAGCCAACTCAACTCGGCTCCCCTATCTATTTACAGTTCAATTCACGCACTCATCACAGGGATATATTATGACTCTCACCACAACGACCCGGTACAGTATTGAAACCATCGAAGAGGAAGCTCGCCACTTGGTGCAAAAGGGATCTGTTAGCCGGCAGCAGCCCATCTACACCCTCTGCGTTCATATCCCGGCTCGCCATTGGTCTTCCGTTGAAATCGAACTGGAGAAGCACGACTACCTACTCCGCGATCGCATCGGCGACCTAGTCGGCCCAGAGACCTGGAAAAACGACTAGATGGCAACTCCCCTATAGCCTTGTCGTTTCCATGACCATTTAAACAAGGCTCGGGAGATGGGGAAGTAGTCCTTGCTACCATTTTGTGATTTTTTCCCCAGGTTCTCCCGAGTGATTTGGGTCAGGCCCCAATGGCACAATACCCAATTAAACCCTAATGATGAGCTGTCAGAGAACGGCTCACCATCGGGGGGCTTTTGGCCAAGCCTGTCATGTTGCAGGCGTGGGGCTACCCCCGAGATATCTTTAATACTCAGAGTCAGATTTAGGGCGACGCAGTTGTTCCAACTCCTGGCGTAGTTTTGCCACCATTTCTGAGAGTTGTTCTAACTCTTCTTCCGTTGCAGGTTCGTCCTCCTTGACATCAGCATCACCGCTGACATCAACAGTCTGAGGCGCATCCGTCGATGATGCTCCTAGGATTTCGTCCACAAAGCGACGTGCTTCGAGTTCGGTGAGTTCTCCTTTTTCTGCCAACTGCTGTACTAGGGCTTCCCAATCCTGGTTTTGTAGGGCCTGGAGGTTTTCTTCCCGTTTCTGAGCATCTTGCAAACTCTCAAGGGCCGTCGAGGCTGCGCCCACCGTAGCGCGGAAACTGGTTTGTAAGGATTGCATCAAGGTGTCAGGGTTCATAGGACTTTGACCGGTAAAGAGCTAGGACGTTGACTGTATGTTAACAAAAGTGACGAGTGATCGGGCAAAAAGCGCCCCTAAGCTCCCGATTCCCGTTTAAATTGGGGTCCCAGTTGCCAATTTGCTGGCTGCGCTCCGCCTCTCCTGCTCTAGGAACGGGGACGACAAATACCAAAGACTGAGGTATAGCCATGCAAAAAGGTTGACCCCCCTACGGGGCCAATTTCCCCATTGCAGAAGAAACCACTCAGGGGAAGATGGGGCAGATAGCGGTGGAACAACTGAGAATCAAAATTCGGCTGGCCATAGAGGCCCCGCCCCCGCCCGAGACAGGCAAACATCAAGGCCCCAAAGGGTCGGCTAGGGGCATCAGGGGACTGTGCGTAGCGTTGTAAGAGGGTTTCAAGGTCGTCAGCAGAGGTTTGGCCGTCCCGTAGATGAAATTGAATCCGCTGTCCCGGGCGCACACGATCGCCAATCGCGATCGCCCCGGCCTGAGGATCGACCCCAACGAGATTACGAATCAGAAAATCTCCCGCTTGGAGTTGTTGGGTAAACTCATCACGCACCACGCCGATAAATAAGGACTGTTGGGCCAACTCGCGATCGCTCTGACTCAATTGAGTAATCAACTCCCGCAACAGTTCCAGAGGCGGCCGGGCCGTTTCCGTTTGTCCCAAATCATCCAGAGTCATAATAATATTCCGTTCCCCCGAGGCCACTCGATAGGGTTTCCCAATAGGACGACATCCCTGGGCCACAATCGTATCGAGTTGGATATTGCCGGATAGGGCCAAGCCGACCACTCCCTGGCTCAGGGTGCGATCGCCACAAAATAAACTCCCGCCATTGAGCACAGCACCACTGGAGAGTCCTCCGACTTTAGGCGCCTTGGGATAGGCATAATCCAGGCCCTGAAGACAATCAGTAATACCCGTCATCATCGGATCAGCCAGGAGAATCAATTGGGGATCCTCCTCTGGATTCACCCCCAACGTCTCCACCCAGCGATCAGGAGGACTATCGAGATCCGGTAAATCCTCTAGGGAGAGATAAAACTCCTGAATTTTGACCCCAGGAAGGTGAGCGAGGGTGAGGCTTAGGCCAATATCCCCCTCAATTTCCACTGTTTCAATGGACTCTCCCCCCGTCTCAGGGGTACCGATGACTCCTCCCCCACCACAGCCGATCAGGGGCAGATCCGGGAGTCGCTCCCGCAACAGGGGCAACACACGGGGATAATCACTGGCAAAGGCTGAGGAGATGAATATCAATCCCACATCAGGCGGCTGTGTCAGAGCGGCCAGGGCCTGATCGACCACATCAGAGATGGCAGCTTCCAGAGACGGACGAGTTGATAGGGAATTAACCCACTCCATAGGTGTTTCTATCCCAAGGATAGAGGGAACAGGACAGATGTTCGAAACTCAGGGCGATCGGTGGCAAATCTAAAAATAACGATAGGGTTTTGGCTCGTTTGCCCGATTGTCCGGTATCAGTGATCCTATCAAGAAGCGACCCGAACGCACGTCAGAATCCGGGAGTCTCAGCCGGAAGGCGGCGGTGTGCCGATGATCCTTTCCCAGAGACCAACCCGGATCTCGACTTCGGGTTTGACTTTCTTGTTAAGATCGAGCCGGTGACTGTTCACGAGAGACAATCTCGTGAGACCTTGGGCGCTAGAGTCAGCCCTGAGGGGGCGATCGCCCTAGGTTCGGCCGTAATGCCCCTGCCTAAAACAGACGCCCATCATCGACCAATTTAGACATTGTCTCAGAGCTAGGGGAACCTAAATCCTAGAAGATGTCTAAACTAAGAACAGGTAACTATCCAAACGAACGAGATTATGAGCAACAACGACATCCAAACCCAAATCGAGCAAGAGCGCCAAGCTGCACGTGACGCCTGTGACACCAGCGGAGCCAATTCTAAAGAATGTGCTGCCGCCTGGGATGCTGTGGAGGAGTTACAAGCAGAAGCCTCTCACAAGAAGAACCAGCCTCAAAAAACCTCTTTCGAGACCTACTGCGACAACAACCCCGACGCGGCAGAATGCCGAGTATACGACGACTAGAGACAATACCCACCAAACCAACGCTTGTCAGCTAGGCAGTGAAGGGGTTTCCTTCACTGCCTTTTCTTGGGCCCCAGGGTGAGATCCCCAGTTTCGGGCTGATTCAGCCATCCGTAGCTCCGAGAGCAAGCCCAGGGAAATTCTAAAAACAACAAGCCCCTACATTATACGCCTTATCTCTAGAAATGAATCATTATTTTAATAATCTTTTTATCCCTTCAACTAGCTTTACTATAAGCCCTAAAAAACCAATTATAAATAATCATTAAAAAGTTGTCCTTTCCGGCAGTGACCTCGATAGGATAATGAATGAAGCTTAGCCACGCGGGATGGATAATTATGGTTACTAGCGCACCTCAATCGACCTCTGGAACCTCCAAGACCGAAAGCCTTGTTTTATGGTTTGAAGATGTTGGAATCGCTGATGTTCCCCTCGTCGGAGGTAAAAACGCCTCCCTAGGGGAGATGATTCAACAACTGTCCGCCAAAGGGGTAACCGTCCCGACGGGCTTTGCCACAACCGCCTATGCCTATCGCTATTTTGTCAAACAAGCCGGACTGGAAAGCAAGCTGCGGAAACTGTTTTCTGACCTGGATGTGGAGAATTTAAAAAACCTGCGCGATCGCGGCAAACAAGCCCGCGCCTTGGTTTTGAATACCCCCTTCCCCAAAGAACTGGAAGTGGCGATCGCCACCGCCTACTTCAAGCTTTGCGAACGCTATGGAGCCGACACCGAATTCTGTGAACGCTTCGATCCCGAATATCGCCAAGCCTGTAAAGAATACAGCTACGACACCGACGTTGCCGTGCGATCGAGTGCCACCGCCGAAGACTTGCCCGATGCCAGCTTTGCCGGACAGCAAGAAACCTATCTCAACGTTCATGGCGCCAAATCAGTCCTCGAAGCCTGTCACCGCTGCTTCGCCTCCATTTTCACCGATCGCGCCATCTCCTATCGCACCATCAAGGGCTTTGATCACTTTGAAGTTGCCCTTTCCGTTGGGGTGCAAAAAATGGTCCGGTCTGACCTAGCCTCATCCGGGGTCATGTTCTCCATCGACACAGAAACCGGGTTCAAAGATGCGGCGCTAATTACCGCCGCCTATGGCTTAGGTGAAAATGTGGTTCAAGGTGCCGTCAACCCCGACGAATACTTCGTCTTTAAACCCACCCTTAAACAAGGGTTCCGTCCAATTCTGGAAAAACGCCTCGGCAGCAAAGAAATCAAAATGGTCTATGACGTTGGCGGCGGCAAACTGACCAAAAACGTCCCCGTTGCCGAACCCGAACGTCTCAAATTCGCCATCACCGATGATGAAGTCCTCACCCTAGCCAAATGGGCCGCCATCATCGAAGACCATTACAGCGAAGTCCGGGGCCAATACACCCCCATGGACATTGAATGGGCCAAAGATGGACAAACCGGGGAAATGTTTATCGTCCAAGCTCGCCCGGAAACCGTCCAATCTCAGAAATCCGGCAACGTCCTCAAACACTATCGCCTCCAAGGCAGCAGCGAGATTCGCGTCACCGGACGAGCCGTGGGTGAAGCCATCGGCCAAGGATTAGCCCGGGTGATTCGTGACGTGCAGCAAATTGACGAATTTGAACCTGGCGATGTGCTGATCACCAACAAAACGGACCCCGACTGGGAGCCGATTATGAAGAAAGCCAGTGCGATCGTCACCAACCAAGGGGGTCGCACCTGCCACGCGGCTATTATTGCCCGAGAAATGGGCATCCCCGCCATTGTCGGCTGTGGCAACGCCACTGGTGTCTTGAAAACCGGGGAAGAGGTGACCGTCTCCTGTAGTGAAGGGGAAGAAGGAAAAGTCTATGCCGGCTTGGTTCCCTTCGAGATTGAGGAAACCGTCTTAGATAACCTCCCCAGCACCCAGACCAAAATCTTGATGAACGTGGGTAACCCCGAAGAAGCCTTTGGCCTCTCCGCCATTCCCTGTGACGGCGTTGGCTTGGCTCGCTTCGAATTCATCATCGCCAACCACATTAAAGCTCACCCCTTGGCCCTGCTGCACTTCGACGAACTCGAAGATGCCGCCGTCAAACGGGAAATCGCCGCCTTGACGGCCGAGTACGAGGATAAATCCCAATTCTTCGTCGATAAACTGGCCTACGGCATCGGCACCATCGCCGCCGCCTTCTATCCCAAACCCGTGGTGGTGCGGATGTCCGACTTCAAGAGCAACGAATATGCCAACTTGCTCGGAGGACGGCAGTTTGAACCCTACGAAGAAAACCCGATGATTGGCTGGCGTGGTGCCTCTCGCTACTACGATCCCAACTATGCCCCTGCCTATGGCTTGGAATGCAAAGCCTTGAAACGGGTTCGCGATGACATGGGCTTGACGAACGTGATCCCCATGATTCCCTTCTGCCGCACCCCGGAAGAAGGCCGCAAAGTTCTGGCGGAAATGGAAAAATATGGTCTCAAACGGGGGGAAAATGGCTTGGAAGTCTATGTCATGTGCGAGATTCCCAGCAACGTGATTCTGGCCGACGAGTACAGTAAAGTCTTTGATGGCTTCTCCATCGGCTCCAACGATTTGACCCAGTTGACCCTCGGCTTAGACCGTGACTCTGGCTTGGTGGCTCACATCTTCGATGAACGCAACGAAGGGGTGAAAACCATGGTGCGGATGGTCATTGAACGGGCTAAAGCCAACAATCGTAAGATTGGCATCTGTGGTCAAGCCCCGAGTGACTATCCCGAGTTTGCCCGCTTCCTGGTCGAACAAGGGATTGACTCGATTAGCTTGAACCCTGACTCGGTTCTCAAAACCATTCTCGACATTGCCGAGTTTGAGTCCGGCCGCTCTTAAACCCACCCCGTCTGAGGCGAGGGGACTCCTCCTAAACTCAGACTGATACGAGTCCCCAATGACAACATTGGGGACTTTTTACCGTATTTTGACCTCGGCGCGATCGCGCTTGCCCCAGAGTGCGTCAAAATAGGAACTATCCTCCTTGATTTGCGAGACCCTTCCGGCTTGCCCATCTTTGCCCCTCAACATCTACCTCTGAGGGTTAATGCCCCTCAACCGGTCTCGAAATTTGTTAACTATCAACGGTAAACTGTCAACTGTGCTGAGCATTCTTCTTCCCGGTTATCAGCTTAGTTCACCCATCTACGAAAGCGTGAACTCCTTAGTCTACCAAGGACAACGCGAACGGGATGGATTGCCAGTCATTCTGAAAATCCTCAAGAGCGATCGCGCCACAGCCACGGAAATTGCCCGCTATCACCAGGAATATCACATCACCCAACACCTTGACCTGGATGGGGTTGTGCGGGCCTTGGCTCTGGAAACCTATCAGAGTACCCTTGCGATTGTCTTAGAGGATTTTGGCGGACTGTCTTTGAAGCATTATTTGGCTCAACGTCCCTCCCATCGCTTACCTTTGCCCGAGTTTTTGGATTTGGCCATCCAAATCGTGGAAATCCTCGGACAAATTCATGGGGCTAACATCATTCATAAGGATATCAACCCCGCCAATCTTCTTTACAATCCTGAGCTTAACTGCATCAAGGTGATTGATTTTGGCATTTCCAGTCAAGTCACCCCGCCCTATACGGTTCTCCCCAATCCCAAGATCTTAGAAGGTACCCTACCTTATATGTCCCCGGAACAAACGGGACGCATGAATTGTTCCCTGGACTACCGTAGTGACTTTTATTCCCTGGGGGTGACATTTTATGAACTATTGTTAGGACGCTTACCCTTTGACAGCACCGACACCATGGAGTTGGTCCATTGTCATATTGCTCAAACTCCGACTCCACCCCATGAGATTGATCCCAGTATTCCCACGGCCCTGTCCGGGATTCTGCTGAA harbors:
- a CDS encoding FIST signal transduction protein; its protein translation is MEWVNSLSTRPSLEAAISDVVDQALAALTQPPDVGLIFISSAFASDYPRVLPLLRERLPDLPLIGCGGGGVIGTPETGGESIETVEIEGDIGLSLTLAHLPGVKIQEFYLSLEDLPDLDSPPDRWVETLGVNPEEDPQLILLADPMMTGITDCLQGLDYAYPKAPKVGGLSSGAVLNGGSLFCGDRTLSQGVVGLALSGNIQLDTIVAQGCRPIGKPYRVASGERNIIMTLDDLGQTETARPPLELLRELITQLSQSDRELAQQSLFIGVVRDEFTQQLQAGDFLIRNLVGVDPQAGAIAIGDRVRPGQRIQFHLRDGQTSADDLETLLQRYAQSPDAPSRPFGALMFACLGRGRGLYGQPNFDSQLFHRYLPHLPLSGFFCNGEIGPVGGSTFLHGYTSVFGICRPRS
- the ppsA gene encoding phosphoenolpyruvate synthase, producing the protein MVTSAPQSTSGTSKTESLVLWFEDVGIADVPLVGGKNASLGEMIQQLSAKGVTVPTGFATTAYAYRYFVKQAGLESKLRKLFSDLDVENLKNLRDRGKQARALVLNTPFPKELEVAIATAYFKLCERYGADTEFCERFDPEYRQACKEYSYDTDVAVRSSATAEDLPDASFAGQQETYLNVHGAKSVLEACHRCFASIFTDRAISYRTIKGFDHFEVALSVGVQKMVRSDLASSGVMFSIDTETGFKDAALITAAYGLGENVVQGAVNPDEYFVFKPTLKQGFRPILEKRLGSKEIKMVYDVGGGKLTKNVPVAEPERLKFAITDDEVLTLAKWAAIIEDHYSEVRGQYTPMDIEWAKDGQTGEMFIVQARPETVQSQKSGNVLKHYRLQGSSEIRVTGRAVGEAIGQGLARVIRDVQQIDEFEPGDVLITNKTDPDWEPIMKKASAIVTNQGGRTCHAAIIAREMGIPAIVGCGNATGVLKTGEEVTVSCSEGEEGKVYAGLVPFEIEETVLDNLPSTQTKILMNVGNPEEAFGLSAIPCDGVGLARFEFIIANHIKAHPLALLHFDELEDAAVKREIAALTAEYEDKSQFFVDKLAYGIGTIAAAFYPKPVVVRMSDFKSNEYANLLGGRQFEPYEENPMIGWRGASRYYDPNYAPAYGLECKALKRVRDDMGLTNVIPMIPFCRTPEEGRKVLAEMEKYGLKRGENGLEVYVMCEIPSNVILADEYSKVFDGFSIGSNDLTQLTLGLDRDSGLVAHIFDERNEGVKTMVRMVIERAKANNRKIGICGQAPSDYPEFARFLVEQGIDSISLNPDSVLKTILDIAEFESGRS
- a CDS encoding DUF4327 family protein; amino-acid sequence: MTLTTTTRYSIETIEEEARHLVQKGSVSRQQPIYTLCVHIPARHWSSVEIELEKHDYLLRDRIGDLVGPETWKND
- a CDS encoding Calvin cycle protein CP12, whose product is MSNNDIQTQIEQERQAARDACDTSGANSKECAAAWDAVEELQAEASHKKNQPQKTSFETYCDNNPDAAECRVYDD